The Helicobacter ganmani nucleotide sequence TCGGGACGTTTTATGCGTAAGGAAACTGCAATTACAGGACTTTTAAGTGGCAAAAAAACAAAAGTAAGTGAAAAGGAAGCGGGATTTTTGGAGTCTAAATTTTTGGATTCTAGAATTAAAAGTGTAGGTCAGAGACGTTATGCGTGGATTTTCCCGGAAAATTTAAGCTTTTATTATAAAGAACAAGAAGCACAAGGGGAGATGAATTTTTTCTTGCCCAAAGGAGCGTATGCTACGAATTTATTACGAGAAATCGCACATCGTGAGATTATAGAAGAGACAAAAGAGGAGTTGGAATCTTGCGAAAATGAAATTTTATTTGGCGATTGAAAAATTATTACAAGGAATCAAATGTTTGATAAAATCATCAAAGAAAATCAATTTAAAACAAAATGTGTGATTGCTCTTTATTTACTGATTTTTGTTTTTATTGGCTTACTCGTGGATATTGTGCGTATGAACGCGTCAAATTTCAGTGAAGGGATTTATAGGCTTTTAACTTTCAGGGAATTTCCCATAGTTACTTGCGTTTTGTTAGTCATTGCTGCTTTGGTTGTTTTGTTTGTAATTCGTAATTTTAAACGTATTTTGCTTAGTGGAAACGAATACAAAGAGATTCTGTATGGCAAGGAATCGAACGCACAAGAGCGAGAAATGAGCATAATCTTAGATGAGCTAGTAGAGGTGGCAAATCTTTCGTTTCGCCCTAAATTATTTCTTATGGAAGCACCTTTTATGAACGCGTTTGCAAGTGGTTGGAATGCAGATAATTCTCTCATTGCGGTAACAACGACTCTAGTAAGGAATCTTACGCGCGAGGAGTTAAAAGCAGTGATGGCACACGAGTTAAGCCATATTCGGCACGGAGACATTCGCTTAACTTTAATGGTTGGCGTTTTAAGTAATATTATGCTACTTGTCGTGAATTATGCAGTGTATTTATTTTTGGGAAATTCTAGGGAAAAAGGCGCGAATCTTGCAAGAGCAATTCTGTTAATTTTGCAATTTGTTTTACCCTTGCTTACGCTTGTTTTGCAGATGTTTTTAAGTCGTTCTAGGGAATATATGGCGGATTCTGGAGCGGCGTATTTAATGGGTGATAATAAGCCTATGATTAAAGCATTGCAGAAAATTAGTGGAAATTATGCACAATCAGATTTTTCACAAAGTGATACAAATCCTACGCGTTCTGCGCTTTATATTTTTAGCGCAAACGAGCTTTTTAGCACACACCCAAGCATTGAGAATCGCATTCAAGCATTATTAAGACAATAAGGAATCCTATGCAACAAGATTTACAGGAAATAATCCGCTGTATTTTTGATTATATCGGCGAGGATAGGAATCGCGAGGGACTATTAGAGACACCAAAGCGCGTGGTGAAAAGCTGGGAACATTTATATAGTGGATATAAAAGCGACCCAAAGGAGATTCTAGGTAGAGTATTCACAGAGGGGGCTTGTGATGAAATGGTGGTGCTTAAAAATATAGAATTTTATTCTGTGTGTGAGCACCATTTATTGCCCTTTTTTGGCAAAATTTCTATTGGTTATATCCCAGATTCCAAAGTTGTTGGAATCTCAAAGTTAGCGCGTTTGGTGGAGGTGTATTCTAGGCGGTTGCAGATTCAAGAGAAAATGACTTCACAAATTGCAGATACCTTAATGGAAGTCTTGCAGCCCAAAGGTGTAATGGTGGTTGCAGAGGCAAAACATATGTGTATGGTAATGCGCGGTGTGGAAAAGCAGAATAGCATAATGCTGACAAGTGCGATTCGAGGATTATTTAAAAGTGACCATAGAACGCGTGAAGAGTTTATGGGATATATTAAAAAAGGATAAAAATGCAGCAAGAACATATCATCACTTTAAACCTAAAGACAGAGGGTATCTGCTATCAAATGTATGTGCCTTTTTATAAAACAGATTTCATTCAAGGATATGTGAGCAGACAAAAAGAACCTTATGAATATGAAATGCTCCAGGCAATGCTTTTAAGAATTCCTAAAGATTCTTTTGTGCTAGATATTGGAATGAATATCGGTAACCATTCTTTGTTTCTTGCGGCAAATGGCTTGAGAGTGATTGCTTTTGAAGCAAATCCGAAAATGTCTAAAATAGCTAAAGAAAGTATTGCATTGAATGAATTTGAAAACAAAATTCAAGTCAATGAGTTTGGATTGTCTGATTGCGAGGGGATAATGCACTTTGCTAAAGAAATTCCAAGTAATTTTGGCGGAATGTCCCTAAGTAGTGGCGCAGGGGAAAGTGGGGCTGGGATTGTCGTTAAGACTTTGGATAGCCTAAAAGTGCAAGAGAAAATTTCTTGTATTAAGATTGATGTAGAAGGAATGGAATCACGTGTGCTTCAAGGCGCAAGAGAGTTGATTATGAGAAATCGTCCAATGATTTATGCGGAAGCGAATTATTCACAGGATTTTGTTAAACTAGAACGCGTATTAGAATCGCTAGAATACGTGCATTGGGATACTTTTGGGGGTTCTCCTATGCATTTGTTTTTGCCTTTAGAGCAAATAGAAACCAAACGACTTTTAGCTAAAACATCTGCAAAGATTGTTAATTTGCAGTTATTTAATACAAACTATAAGCAATCAAGTTATATGCAGACTTCTATTTGGCATTTAAGAAAAGATATGGGCAACCTTGCTTCCAAAATGGAAATAGAAAATATAAATAAACATCGTATTGCCCGCTTAGAATCTCTCCTCTTTGGCACAGCAAAAGACAGAATCAAAAACCATCTTAGCTACCAATTAGGACAAATCCTCCTTAAAGATTCTAAATCTTTCTTTGGAATCTCAAAACTCCCTTTTAAGATTCTATGGACAATACTAAAACACAAAAACAAACAAAAACAATATCAAGAAAAAATCACAAACAACCCTTGCTTAAAGCTTCCCTCTTTAGAATCCTATCCTGACTACAAGCAAGCCTTAAAAATCAAAAATTATTTCTCTTACCAATTAGGAGAAGCATTCCTTACTTCTATCTCTGCGGGGGGGGGGGGGATTTCTCACCTTTATCCGCAAAGTGCGTAAGTTAAAAGAGAAATACAAGAGATAAGAATGTATCTAAAGTGCGTGATTAGGTTGTAACTTCTCTTAATAAGATTATTATTTCAAATGCAATGTTTGAAAAACTGCTTGTGCTAAAGTTGGTGGTAGCACTTTTGTTAGTTCCTCTAAATTGGCACGATAAATTTCCTCAAAACTCCCAAAATAAGACAAAAGTTTATTTTGTGTTGCTTTGCCAATCCCTTTGATTTCCAAAATTTTTGATTGTTGCATTGTTTTTCGTTTTCGTTTTTGATGGAAAGTAATTGCAAAACGATGGGCTTCATCGCGCAGTTTTTGAATGAATTGCAAACGCTTATCGCTAGGGGCGAGGCGATAATCTTGCAGGACTTCATCACGTAGAATATCCCTTGCACTTCCTTTAGCACGGTAAGCCTTGCTATCCACTTTTTCTTTTGCGATTCCGATGACTTCCAAATTTACCCCCGCACTATCAAGCAAGGTTCTAGCTAAGTTGATTTGCCCCGCTCCCCCATCTAGCACCCATAAATCCGGTGGGGATTCTTTGCTAAAATCCGAGATTCTACGCTCTAGCATTTCACGCATTTGGGAATACTCGTCTGTGCCTTCTAACAAGTACTGCCGATAAGATTCCTTGCAGAATGCCCCATTTTCATAGACAATCATCGCCCCAACGCATTGCGCACCTGTATGATGTGAAGTGTCAAAAACTTCAAAGCGGAAAGGAACATTTTGTAAGCAAAAGAGTTTTTTAATCTCGCCGAGCACTTCCTCCTCCTCGTCTTTTTGCAAACGCAAAATCTCTTTACCATTTTGCAAAGCAAGTTCGCACAATCGCTTTTTCTCTCCGCTTTTTGGATAATACAAAGGAATCTTTTTGCCAAGATTTTGTCGCAAGAAATTTTCTAGTTCTTTTGCAATTTCTCCCAAATCAAAAGGAATCAAGATTTGCTTTGGTTTCAAAGGTAAATCCTTGCTGTAATAATTTAGCACTGCTTGTTTGTAGATTGCACTTTCCTCAAAACCAATTTCACTTTTGATAATTTGTGTTGCGCTAGAAACAATCTTGCCACTGCGCATAAAGAGTTTGACTAAAGCAGCACGTTTTTCTTCACAAACAAGAGCAAACACATCTAAATCTTCCAATCGTGCAAAATCAACAGAGGAAATAGGGTTTAACTGCTGAATCTTTGTGATTCTATCCCGCAAGATTCTAGCTTCTTCAAAACGCAAATTATTGGATAAAAACAGCATTTTTTCTTCTAATTTTACAAGGATTTTTTTGGGATTTTCTATGCAATGAAGTGCGTTTTGCAAGATTTGATGATAAGATTCTACATTTATGCGCCCCTCGCAAGGTGCAAGACATCTTTTGATTTGATAAAAGAGACAAGCTTTTTTACCTTGCTTGCAAGATTCTTTTTGCACAAGCGGAAAAACCTCATAAAGGCTTTCTAGTAAATCACGTGCTCCACTAGAGTAAGGTCCAAAATAGCGCAAACCCTGCATTTTCAAAACTTTTCTTGTTAGAATAATGCGGGGGAAATCCTCTTGCGAATTGACGCATAGGTAAGGATAGGTTTTATCATCACGCAAAAGAATATTGTATTTGGGTTTGAGTTGTTTAATCAGTGAATTTTCCAAAATCAAAGCGTCATTTTCATTTTCTACGATGAGATAACGTATCATCGCGATTTGTTGCACCATTTGTGCAATGCGCGCACTCAAATTGGGTGCGGGAGATAGAGTAGGAGTGAAACGAAAATAGCTTTTTACGCGATTTTTAAGATTCTTTGCTTTTCCTACATAAAGCAATCGTCCCTCACTATCAAAATAATGATAAACTCCACTTTGGTTTGGAATCTTTTTTAAAACCTCCAAAAGATTGTTGGAGAGCGGTTTGGGCTTGATTGTTGTCTCTTTGGATTCCATAAAAATCTTACAAAAATTTATTTTGATTTTGTAGAATTACTTGGCGGATATTTTCAAAGATTTCAAAGATTTCGGTATCTTTTGCGTAATTAATGAAATTTCCGTGAGCAAGTTCTCCATAGCACTGCGCGACTTCATTTTCTTGCCGAAATTCTACTTCTTTGTGGTAAGCATTATAGGTTACAAAGCATTTAATGTCTTGCACATTGGTAAGATGGGATTTTTCCTTTTGATAAGTTTTTAAGAGCTGTTTAAGAAGGGAGATTTTATGATAAAATTCTTGTTTAAAAGCTGGGTGTTTGAGTGCCAAAAATAAAATGTCATTCTTGATATAGCCAAAAGCAATTCCGCTTTTGATGCTAAGAGGAAGCAAGCGAATAAACTGATTAAGTTGGCTGACTTCGTAATATTTTTGATAGCAAGGAGTGCTAAAGAGATGAGACAAGACTTCCGATACATTTTTCATTTTTTAATTATAGCACAGATTTTTTGTCTTAGTTTTTTAAGTGTGGGTTGTGGATTTAAAGATGACCCTTACAATCCAAAAAGCAAAACAAGCCAAAAAGAGAACAGAATTTATGCACAATTGGAATTTCAAGAGTTAAAATAAGGATTTAGAAATGTTTAATTTTGATGTGATTATCGTAGGGGCTGGTGTTGCAGGATTGTATGCGTCTTTGAATCTACCTAAAAATCTAAAAGTTTTAATTCTTTGTAAAGAGCAACCTTGGGAATGCAATACTTTTTATGCGCAAGGTGGAATCGCAGTGGCAAAGGATATCAATGATATTCCTTTGCATATAGAAGATACACTAAACGCTGGTGCGGGAATGTGTGATGAAAAGGCAGTTAAGACATTAAGTGAGGAAAGTTTGGAGGTATTAGAGGATTTGATTGAGCGTCAAACTCCTTTTGACAGGGACGAAAAAGGCGATTTACTCTTCACCAAAGAAGCAGCCCATAGCACTTCACGGATTATCCACGCGGGAGGAGATTGCACAGGCAGGGTTTTGCATTCGCATTTGATAGCACAAGTTTCCCATACATTGTGGAAAAATGCAGCCGTTACGGAATTGCTCATTGAGGGAAATCATTGCTATGGTGTGAGTGTGCTAACTAAGCGCGGAAGTTATAATCTTTATGCCAAACATGTAATTTTGGCAAGCGGAGGAGTAGGTGCGCTTTTTGAATATCACACGAATGCTTATACGATTTCTAGCGAACTGCATGGAATGATTTTAGAGAATAGTTTAAAACTTAAAGATATGGAAATGTTGCAATTTCACCCCACCGTGTTTGTGAAAACTCCCCGTGCGCGCAAAATGCTTTTGAGTGAAGCTTTGCGAGGCGAGGGGGCTAGGGTCGTGGATTTTTGGGGGAATCGCTTTTTGTTTGATTATGATTCTTCAGGTGAGCTAGCCCCGCGTGATAAAGTCGCGCGTAGTATTTTTGACTATAAGATGAAGTTGCAAGAAAGAAATCCAAACGCTCCACAAGAGCAAAAGGAAGTTTATTTGGATTTAAGTCCATTTTCTAAAGAGTTTTTTTATGAACGCTTTCCTAATATCGCACGCAACTTAAGCGCACTTGGATATGAATTGCCAAAGGATAAAATCCCGATTTCTCCTGCATTTCATTATTGTATGGGAGGGATTGAGACGGACAATATAGGGCGGGTTATCGGTATGCAAAATCTTTATGCTATGGGGGAATGCGCTTGCACAGGTGTGCATGGGGCGAATCGTTTAGCGTCTAATTCTTTGCTAGAGGGCTTGGTGTTTTCAAGACGCAGTGCCAAAGAGATTTTAGGAAGTTATGGGGCAGGAAATAGAATCCAAGATTCTAAATTGAGGGAATTTCCTTTGCATTCGCAAGTATTACAAAAAGAACAAGACGAGAATCTCAAAGCGATTTTGCGTCATTTAATGTGGCACAAAGTAGGTATTATTCGCAAGAAATCTGGTTTAAATGAAGCTCTAGGTGGAGTGGAAGTAATGTTACAAAGTGGAGTGGGAAGACTTTTGCGCTTGCGTTTGCTTACTGCTAAGAACATTATAGAATCTGCACTTAAGAGAGATTTTTCAGTCGGTGCGCATTATATTGAATAATGCTTGTTTGCAAAGATTCTTTATTGCGTTATTGTGAAGTGCAGTAATGTCGGCAGATGATTTGGAGTCATCGTAAGCCAAAATAGCCTATAAGCTTAATTTGTCAATAAGATTCTACTGCAAGATTCTAAAGGGTAGATTTGTGCTTTGTGGGTGAGTGCTTTACACGCACGCCACGAATGTTACTCATTTTGCAAGGACAAATTCTATTGCAAAGGCGAAGCATAAAGTTTATTTCGGATTTTGTGAGAGGAAAATTTCATTTTCTAGCATTTTGATTTCCTCTGCACTAAAGCCTGCTTGCAAACGCGCATTAATGTTAAATTGCGCGTTGGCTTTGGGGAAAGAAAAATGATAATTTTTAAGAATCTCAAA carries:
- the htpX gene encoding zinc metalloprotease HtpX; this encodes MFDKIIKENQFKTKCVIALYLLIFVFIGLLVDIVRMNASNFSEGIYRLLTFREFPIVTCVLLVIAALVVLFVIRNFKRILLSGNEYKEILYGKESNAQEREMSIILDELVEVANLSFRPKLFLMEAPFMNAFASGWNADNSLIAVTTTLVRNLTREELKAVMAHELSHIRHGDIRLTLMVGVLSNIMLLVVNYAVYLFLGNSREKGANLARAILLILQFVLPLLTLVLQMFLSRSREYMADSGAAYLMGDNKPMIKALQKISGNYAQSDFSQSDTNPTRSALYIFSANELFSTHPSIENRIQALLRQ
- the folE gene encoding GTP cyclohydrolase I FolE; its protein translation is MQQDLQEIIRCIFDYIGEDRNREGLLETPKRVVKSWEHLYSGYKSDPKEILGRVFTEGACDEMVVLKNIEFYSVCEHHLLPFFGKISIGYIPDSKVVGISKLARLVEVYSRRLQIQEKMTSQIADTLMEVLQPKGVMVVAEAKHMCMVMRGVEKQNSIMLTSAIRGLFKSDHRTREEFMGYIKKG
- a CDS encoding FkbM family methyltransferase; the encoded protein is MQQEHIITLNLKTEGICYQMYVPFYKTDFIQGYVSRQKEPYEYEMLQAMLLRIPKDSFVLDIGMNIGNHSLFLAANGLRVIAFEANPKMSKIAKESIALNEFENKIQVNEFGLSDCEGIMHFAKEIPSNFGGMSLSSGAGESGAGIVVKTLDSLKVQEKISCIKIDVEGMESRVLQGARELIMRNRPMIYAEANYSQDFVKLERVLESLEYVHWDTFGGSPMHLFLPLEQIETKRLLAKTSAKIVNLQLFNTNYKQSSYMQTSIWHLRKDMGNLASKMEIENINKHRIARLESLLFGTAKDRIKNHLSYQLGQILLKDSKSFFGISKLPFKILWTILKHKNKQKQYQEKITNNPCLKLPSLESYPDYKQALKIKNYFSYQLGEAFLTSISAGGGGISHLYPQSA
- the uvrC gene encoding excinuclease ABC subunit UvrC; its protein translation is MESKETTIKPKPLSNNLLEVLKKIPNQSGVYHYFDSEGRLLYVGKAKNLKNRVKSYFRFTPTLSPAPNLSARIAQMVQQIAMIRYLIVENENDALILENSLIKQLKPKYNILLRDDKTYPYLCVNSQEDFPRIILTRKVLKMQGLRYFGPYSSGARDLLESLYEVFPLVQKESCKQGKKACLFYQIKRCLAPCEGRINVESYHQILQNALHCIENPKKILVKLEEKMLFLSNNLRFEEARILRDRITKIQQLNPISSVDFARLEDLDVFALVCEEKRAALVKLFMRSGKIVSSATQIIKSEIGFEESAIYKQAVLNYYSKDLPLKPKQILIPFDLGEIAKELENFLRQNLGKKIPLYYPKSGEKKRLCELALQNGKEILRLQKDEEEEVLGEIKKLFCLQNVPFRFEVFDTSHHTGAQCVGAMIVYENGAFCKESYRQYLLEGTDEYSQMREMLERRISDFSKESPPDLWVLDGGAGQINLARTLLDSAGVNLEVIGIAKEKVDSKAYRAKGSARDILRDEVLQDYRLAPSDKRLQFIQKLRDEAHRFAITFHQKRKRKTMQQSKILEIKGIGKATQNKLLSYFGSFEEIYRANLEELTKVLPPTLAQAVFQTLHLK
- a CDS encoding L-aspartate oxidase, translated to MFNFDVIIVGAGVAGLYASLNLPKNLKVLILCKEQPWECNTFYAQGGIAVAKDINDIPLHIEDTLNAGAGMCDEKAVKTLSEESLEVLEDLIERQTPFDRDEKGDLLFTKEAAHSTSRIIHAGGDCTGRVLHSHLIAQVSHTLWKNAAVTELLIEGNHCYGVSVLTKRGSYNLYAKHVILASGGVGALFEYHTNAYTISSELHGMILENSLKLKDMEMLQFHPTVFVKTPRARKMLLSEALRGEGARVVDFWGNRFLFDYDSSGELAPRDKVARSIFDYKMKLQERNPNAPQEQKEVYLDLSPFSKEFFYERFPNIARNLSALGYELPKDKIPISPAFHYCMGGIETDNIGRVIGMQNLYAMGECACTGVHGANRLASNSLLEGLVFSRRSAKEILGSYGAGNRIQDSKLREFPLHSQVLQKEQDENLKAILRHLMWHKVGIIRKKSGLNEALGGVEVMLQSGVGRLLRLRLLTAKNIIESALKRDFSVGAHYIE